The following proteins are encoded in a genomic region of Oceaniferula marina:
- a CDS encoding PEP-CTERM sorting domain-containing protein, with protein sequence MNVKLTLMAIATTSLTAHAATIVTSEGPANNQAGPNFGQSITVNIGADTPDGSIPGTVYLQELSFRQTNSTTGINTTDTAWIHVYDAFTVDGTSSPTAIGNLITVSSTTVNFTTTGAGDLLTWSFTGDAADAILKGTEYYYVLATDQNAATVGNSSNLTTQGFRLTTGDPYSGGQTLRANGSNADWDNEFVLTTITDPVPEPSSSALLGLGAFALIFRRRK encoded by the coding sequence ATGAACGTAAAACTCACACTAATGGCGATCGCCACTACGTCGCTGACCGCCCATGCGGCAACGATCGTGACCTCCGAAGGCCCCGCCAATAACCAGGCTGGACCTAATTTTGGGCAAAGCATCACAGTCAATATCGGTGCTGACACCCCGGATGGTTCGATTCCCGGAACCGTCTATTTACAAGAATTGAGTTTCAGGCAGACCAATTCAACCACTGGCATCAACACCACGGATACAGCATGGATTCACGTCTATGACGCTTTCACAGTCGATGGAACATCCTCCCCGACAGCCATTGGCAATTTAATCACAGTTTCCTCGACAACGGTCAATTTTACGACGACGGGTGCAGGCGACTTATTAACCTGGAGTTTTACCGGTGACGCTGCTGACGCGATCCTCAAAGGAACCGAATACTATTACGTGCTCGCCACAGATCAAAATGCGGCTACGGTTGGAAACTCGTCAAACCTAACAACCCAAGGGTTTAGATTAACCACCGGCGACCCCTACTCAGGAGGTCAAACATTACGTGCTAATGGATCAAACGCCGACTGGGATAATGAATTCGTCTTAACAACGATAACAGATCCCGTACCTGAACCCTCATCCTCGGCACTGCTCGGACTTGGAGCCTTCGCCTTGATATTCCGTCGCCGGAAGTAA
- a CDS encoding lysophospholipid acyltransferase family protein codes for MRSVSVTGGERLRALAQDPNVRLVMVANHSTHSDVEVLAESQRLCGVWGAYMAAHEVFARSRFQAWVMQRTGAFSVNRENVDRQSIQEAVRVIEGGRCCLTLFPEGNVAFSNEKVMPFLDGASFIAVKAQKKLGRSVRVLVVPTSIRMTHTRDVRMLLQQQIQDLLDVLAGEGVQVHWREDDPFYVQIEMLGYAILRRGLQRRGYDFSCGVDAWRTDPAGAMEKVVAHLLDQLESSLEIQAAGGALERARMVRSQLAKKRLGGEGSQVERLDDLSILLMRVLSYDASYLRECPSVDRCSETLEKLREDYAEVLVRPVSARHAEVRFGEPVEVSGKSIKALTDELEMAVGEGLGYYQSSYPGGEMMASDCFEA; via the coding sequence GTGCGGTCAGTTTCTGTCACCGGCGGTGAGCGCTTGCGGGCTTTGGCCCAGGACCCGAATGTAAGGCTGGTGATGGTTGCTAACCACTCAACCCATAGTGATGTGGAGGTTCTGGCCGAGTCTCAAAGGCTGTGTGGTGTCTGGGGAGCCTACATGGCAGCTCACGAGGTGTTTGCCCGTAGCCGTTTTCAGGCTTGGGTGATGCAGCGCACGGGTGCCTTTTCGGTGAACCGGGAGAATGTCGACCGGCAATCGATTCAAGAAGCTGTTCGTGTGATTGAGGGGGGGCGATGCTGCCTGACATTGTTTCCGGAGGGGAATGTGGCTTTTTCTAACGAGAAGGTAATGCCTTTTCTGGATGGGGCTTCCTTTATTGCGGTCAAGGCTCAGAAAAAGTTAGGTAGGTCAGTGCGTGTGTTAGTGGTGCCGACATCGATTCGTATGACCCACACCCGTGATGTTAGGATGTTGTTGCAGCAGCAAATCCAGGATTTGCTGGATGTTTTGGCTGGAGAAGGCGTGCAGGTTCATTGGCGTGAAGACGACCCTTTTTACGTTCAGATAGAGATGTTGGGCTATGCCATTCTTCGTCGTGGGCTACAACGCAGGGGGTATGATTTTTCATGTGGAGTGGATGCCTGGAGGACGGACCCGGCAGGGGCCATGGAGAAGGTAGTGGCGCACTTGCTCGATCAATTGGAGAGCTCTTTGGAAATTCAGGCTGCTGGAGGGGCGCTGGAGAGAGCCAGAATGGTCCGTTCGCAGTTGGCTAAAAAGAGGCTGGGGGGAGAAGGCTCGCAGGTCGAGCGTCTGGACGATCTGAGTATCCTTTTGATGCGGGTATTGAGCTATGACGCCTCCTACCTTAGGGAGTGTCCGAGCGTCGACCGCTGCAGCGAGACTTTGGAGAAACTGCGTGAGGATTATGCTGAGGTTCTCGTGCGCCCCGTGTCAGCCCGTCATGCCGAAGTCCGCTTCGGCGAGCCGGTTGAGGTGTCGGGAAAATCGATCAAGGCTTTGACTGATGAATTGGAAATGGCAGTGGGTGAGGGCTTGGGTTATTACCAGAGTTCGTATCCAGGCGGGGAGATGATGGCCTCGGATTGCTTTGAAGCATAG
- a CDS encoding phospholipase D-like domain-containing protein: MDDESTEQGIRLLSQSGYQSGDAADFAYRRIERCLDAARHSIEIHMYVWRADDVGHQIGRAVLRAADRGVRVKIMKDRGAVLYESQESNRKPFFPTPRSWGKRLYQRGLGMTFPRTWVQDDWDQSLGLRLMQHPKVDFVWVSPTHTKYYCIDERCLITGSLNLEDRHRNYHDVMMEIRGERRVEQFRHAQQCSGQDQASVGFTVLMNDPDRGRFEIKAKLLELVRLAKRSLHIEMAYLGDPDVTEVLVAAAQRGVHVTILFSEKANIGNDGNYHVLNQLMKSALVEVRMSSKMIHSKVMVIDGKRALFGSANFSVFSLQRAGELSFLLDGSDAVDSLNEVLMERWSLGRPVVRRSEVSGYWKGMACLQHWYQQLGRHR, from the coding sequence ATGGATGACGAATCAACAGAGCAAGGTATTCGGCTGCTTTCCCAATCGGGGTACCAGTCCGGGGATGCCGCCGATTTCGCTTATCGTCGGATTGAAAGATGTTTGGACGCTGCCCGGCATTCCATAGAGATCCACATGTATGTGTGGCGGGCTGACGATGTCGGGCATCAGATTGGCAGAGCTGTGTTGAGGGCTGCTGACCGTGGTGTCCGGGTGAAGATCATGAAGGATCGCGGGGCTGTGCTTTACGAGAGTCAGGAGTCAAACCGGAAGCCTTTTTTTCCGACTCCGAGGTCGTGGGGCAAGCGCTTGTACCAGCGTGGTCTGGGGATGACGTTTCCCCGAACTTGGGTGCAGGATGATTGGGATCAGTCACTGGGCTTGCGCCTGATGCAGCACCCGAAGGTTGATTTTGTTTGGGTTTCTCCAACCCATACCAAGTATTATTGTATCGATGAGCGTTGTTTGATCACCGGTAGTTTGAATTTGGAGGACAGGCATCGCAACTATCATGATGTGATGATGGAGATCAGGGGCGAGAGACGGGTGGAGCAATTTCGCCATGCGCAACAATGTTCCGGTCAGGATCAGGCAAGTGTTGGATTCACTGTGTTGATGAATGATCCTGACCGGGGCAGGTTTGAAATCAAAGCCAAGCTTCTGGAATTGGTCAGGCTGGCTAAGCGTTCCTTGCATATTGAGATGGCCTATCTGGGAGACCCTGACGTGACCGAGGTTTTGGTGGCTGCTGCGCAACGCGGGGTTCACGTCACAATCTTATTTTCAGAAAAAGCCAATATTGGAAATGACGGCAACTACCATGTGTTGAACCAGTTGATGAAGTCTGCTCTTGTGGAGGTCAGGATGTCATCGAAGATGATTCATTCAAAGGTGATGGTCATTGACGGTAAGAGGGCCTTGTTTGGCTCTGCTAATTTCTCTGTGTTTTCGTTGCAGCGTGCCGGGGAGCTGTCCTTTTTGCTGGATGGGAGCGATGCGGTTGATTCGCTCAATGAAGTGTTGATGGAGCGGTGGAGTCTTGGGCGCCCAGTGGTTCGTCGGAGTGAGGTCTCAGGTTACTGGAAGGGAATGGCTTGTTTGCAGCACTGGTATCAGCAGTTAGGTCGGCACCGTTGA
- a CDS encoding metal ABC transporter solute-binding protein, Zn/Mn family, which yields MLKKLCVIVLVLAGMLAGLFILLPEGGAEEEMPEGAVLRVVCTSTMVTDMVKVIGAERVYVYGMMGPGVDPHSYQVVSRDTLALKKADLVFYSGLHLEGKMQSSLERRAEREGDTFAVTDAIDKGKLLQPQDDFAGYHDPHVWGDPTVWADTVDVVVQALTRADPEGKDGYQTRGEAYRKELESLDRWVKRRVAELPLSQRVVVTSHDAFYYFGKAYGLEVRGLQGVSTNAESGIKDREELVAFIKQRGLKMIFPESSVNAKGIKAVASEAKVKVSEHELFSDAMGTPGDVVDLHGERYDKGTYLGMIKHNVNTIVDGLK from the coding sequence ATGTTGAAAAAACTCTGCGTGATTGTGTTGGTGTTGGCCGGGATGCTGGCTGGCTTGTTTATTTTGTTGCCCGAAGGGGGGGCGGAAGAGGAGATGCCGGAGGGCGCGGTGCTCAGAGTCGTCTGCACCTCAACGATGGTAACCGATATGGTGAAGGTGATTGGTGCTGAACGGGTGTATGTGTATGGCATGATGGGACCGGGGGTGGATCCTCACAGTTATCAGGTGGTATCGCGTGATACCCTTGCTCTGAAAAAGGCGGATTTGGTGTTTTACAGTGGTCTTCATTTGGAGGGAAAAATGCAGAGTTCCCTGGAGCGGCGGGCTGAACGTGAGGGCGATACCTTTGCGGTGACGGATGCTATTGATAAGGGAAAATTATTGCAGCCGCAGGATGATTTTGCCGGTTATCATGATCCACATGTTTGGGGTGATCCTACGGTTTGGGCGGATACGGTGGATGTGGTTGTGCAAGCGCTGACTCGTGCTGACCCCGAGGGCAAGGATGGCTATCAGACGCGGGGTGAGGCCTACCGCAAGGAGTTGGAATCATTGGATCGTTGGGTCAAGCGTCGGGTTGCTGAGTTACCCTTATCCCAGCGGGTGGTGGTGACCAGTCACGATGCGTTCTATTATTTTGGGAAGGCTTACGGTTTGGAAGTGCGCGGATTGCAAGGGGTATCGACCAATGCCGAATCAGGTATTAAAGACCGTGAGGAGTTGGTCGCCTTTATCAAACAGCGTGGACTGAAGATGATTTTCCCGGAATCCAGTGTGAATGCCAAGGGCATCAAGGCGGTGGCCAGTGAGGCCAAGGTGAAGGTGAGTGAACATGAACTTTTTTCCGACGCCATGGGAACGCCCGGAGATGTGGTGGATTTACACGGTGAACGCTACGACAAAGGCACGTATCTCGGTATGATCAAACATAACGTGAATACGATTGTGGACGGTTTGAAGTAG
- a CDS encoding arylsulfatase, whose protein sequence is MKKSKCLMSRGLKCLLVFAYVFAGMSVVFAKQPNVIYINTDDWGIGKVPFMKMDPASEKIIRTPELDRLRADGVLFTDAYAGNAVCGPSRCSLISGRHPGNAVWRANRKSMPADIWPPKHPLLGDVARSAGYATAAFGKISAGGTMTPEQITACGWDYWLGFLGHIDCRDFYADSIWENGKQIPLAANTPEVLQGTSLLKNKGSGVVGEGKGVFIEDLYTDKIIEFIGKNKDRPFFIYFASTVPHGGPPGGMRVPSLGPYADMEKLSQREKVYCALLTAHDRNVGRIRRALEELGLAEHTILIWTSDNGDEDSYYHRTKTFDGNGPFRKKKRSLYEGGIRVPMIAYWPGTIEAGSESNLPTTQWDLMPTLADAGGKPLAEHMDGISILPTLSGQPEQQTQREYLYFEFYEGGKQQSVRKGHWKAYRKGGWEAPIELYDLRKDIGEEDNLAAKHPEIVESMRKIMRKEHSPHPIWNLDKGKK, encoded by the coding sequence ATGAAAAAGTCTAAGTGTTTGATGTCCAGAGGTTTAAAGTGTTTGTTGGTTTTTGCTTATGTGTTTGCAGGCATGTCGGTCGTGTTTGCTAAGCAGCCAAATGTGATTTATATCAACACGGACGATTGGGGTATTGGTAAAGTGCCGTTCATGAAGATGGATCCAGCCAGTGAAAAGATCATCCGGACGCCGGAGCTTGACCGTTTACGGGCGGATGGCGTCTTGTTTACCGATGCCTATGCTGGGAATGCGGTTTGTGGGCCGTCCCGTTGTTCATTGATTTCGGGGCGTCATCCGGGGAATGCGGTATGGAGGGCCAATCGTAAATCCATGCCAGCGGATATTTGGCCACCTAAGCACCCCTTATTGGGGGATGTGGCCCGCTCCGCAGGCTACGCAACGGCGGCTTTTGGAAAAATCAGTGCCGGGGGCACGATGACTCCGGAGCAAATTACTGCCTGTGGTTGGGACTATTGGCTTGGCTTTCTAGGGCATATCGATTGCCGGGATTTTTATGCCGACTCCATATGGGAGAATGGGAAACAAATCCCTCTGGCTGCCAATACTCCCGAAGTGCTTCAGGGGACTTCGTTGTTAAAAAATAAAGGATCGGGAGTGGTCGGCGAAGGCAAAGGGGTGTTTATTGAAGACCTGTACACCGACAAGATTATCGAGTTCATCGGCAAAAATAAAGATCGCCCGTTTTTTATCTATTTTGCCAGCACGGTTCCTCATGGAGGTCCTCCTGGCGGGATGCGTGTTCCATCACTCGGACCTTACGCTGATATGGAGAAATTGAGTCAGCGCGAAAAGGTGTATTGCGCCCTCCTGACGGCTCATGACCGGAATGTCGGGCGAATACGCAGGGCGCTCGAAGAGCTGGGTCTGGCTGAGCATACGATCCTCATCTGGACATCCGATAATGGTGATGAAGACAGCTACTATCATCGGACCAAAACATTCGATGGCAACGGCCCGTTCAGAAAGAAAAAGCGTTCTCTCTACGAGGGGGGGATTCGGGTGCCGATGATTGCATATTGGCCCGGAACGATTGAAGCGGGTTCGGAGTCGAACCTGCCGACGACACAGTGGGACCTGATGCCTACACTTGCGGATGCCGGAGGGAAGCCTCTTGCTGAACATATGGATGGGATTTCGATTCTTCCCACCTTGAGTGGTCAGCCGGAGCAACAAACACAGCGGGAATACCTTTATTTTGAATTTTATGAAGGAGGTAAGCAGCAATCGGTTCGCAAGGGGCACTGGAAAGCATACCGCAAAGGCGGGTGGGAGGCTCCAATTGAGCTTTATGACCTGCGCAAGGATATTGGTGAGGAGGATAATCTCGCTGCCAAGCACCCCGAGATCGTAGAATCCATGCGCAAAATCATGCGCAAGGAGCATTCGCCGCACCCGATCTGGAACCTTGACAAAGGAAAAAAATAG
- a CDS encoding protein kinase domain-containing protein, whose product MTNRYQIIRLITKDQLGGVYLAKDTELEREVAFRNFSPGSGEFEIKDWEQAFTLYTERLKALQHPNVVPTFDAAVDDGDAIIINRVLETETLAEAIIEHGRFSVVETVNMAIDLLSAMQAAHEIGLYHGAMHTGSIKRIPISHGGHHYLVADFGLKYLSSLVKAEETHLEDPLLVAPELAKRGFEPDAPSDIFMIGQLCYTVLAGGHPFAEYSAEQCAKAYRSNKIPPLKKFNSKVPADLTTWLMQMIHGNVEKRFQSAEEALNALNAIEIAQPKKDTEIAPEIDLDDTPLILPHEPNTHVAAPDTAEAAITHTIKISTPKPVRNNRLRWSVATIAMLIIAGGLIFWQDPFQWRSGTEKNNKEAPEEPVMAQESEKEANANTHPEPKSITLMKRSMVNSIAKRRKPVAVPIETPRTVDWVITTGSPASQKRRQKTGGHYLQNIMETGGIQEFDFPYNPIRFLVGGKKIIPRAATDKQHHADIGQGWVTMLRTPPNHEGNLLVHYFITQWHCDLNIEIKNADQTTTLKVPATTPGVFRIPIKITGAKANEFYSIKITAASKHPKEGLCLGLNGIQVENLK is encoded by the coding sequence ATGACGAATCGCTATCAAATCATTCGCCTAATCACCAAAGATCAACTGGGTGGAGTGTATCTGGCAAAAGACACAGAACTGGAGCGGGAAGTTGCATTCCGAAACTTCAGCCCGGGAAGTGGCGAGTTTGAAATCAAGGACTGGGAGCAGGCATTCACCCTCTACACCGAACGCCTGAAAGCCCTGCAACACCCGAATGTGGTCCCCACCTTTGATGCCGCAGTCGACGATGGTGATGCGATCATCATCAACCGAGTCCTCGAAACTGAAACGCTGGCCGAAGCCATCATTGAACATGGTAGGTTCAGCGTAGTCGAAACCGTCAACATGGCCATCGACCTACTCAGCGCCATGCAAGCCGCTCATGAGATTGGCCTCTACCATGGAGCGATGCACACCGGGTCCATCAAGCGCATCCCCATTTCCCACGGTGGCCACCACTACCTGGTCGCCGATTTCGGACTCAAGTACTTGTCCTCCCTTGTCAAAGCCGAGGAAACTCACCTTGAGGACCCGCTGTTGGTCGCTCCGGAATTAGCAAAACGTGGATTCGAGCCCGACGCTCCATCCGATATCTTTATGATCGGCCAGCTGTGCTATACGGTCCTTGCCGGTGGTCACCCCTTTGCCGAATATTCTGCCGAGCAATGCGCCAAAGCCTACCGGTCAAATAAGATTCCGCCCCTGAAAAAATTTAATTCCAAAGTTCCGGCCGATCTCACCACCTGGCTCATGCAAATGATCCACGGCAACGTTGAAAAGCGATTCCAATCAGCCGAAGAAGCACTCAACGCACTGAATGCCATTGAGATCGCCCAACCTAAAAAGGATACGGAAATCGCCCCGGAAATCGATTTGGACGACACGCCTCTCATCCTTCCGCATGAGCCCAACACCCATGTCGCCGCACCGGACACGGCAGAAGCGGCCATTACCCACACCATCAAAATCAGCACCCCAAAACCTGTGCGCAACAACAGGCTCCGCTGGTCTGTTGCCACCATCGCGATGCTGATCATTGCCGGGGGACTGATCTTCTGGCAGGACCCATTCCAATGGCGTTCAGGAACGGAGAAAAACAACAAAGAAGCCCCCGAAGAGCCTGTGATGGCTCAAGAAAGCGAGAAGGAGGCAAACGCCAACACCCATCCCGAGCCCAAAAGCATCACCTTGATGAAGCGCTCCATGGTCAACTCCATTGCCAAGCGCAGAAAGCCCGTGGCGGTCCCGATCGAAACCCCTCGAACCGTCGACTGGGTCATCACCACCGGCTCCCCGGCCTCTCAAAAACGGCGCCAAAAAACCGGAGGACACTACCTGCAAAACATCATGGAAACAGGTGGCATCCAGGAATTTGATTTTCCCTACAATCCCATCCGCTTTCTCGTTGGAGGTAAAAAAATCATTCCCCGTGCCGCCACCGATAAGCAACACCACGCCGATATCGGCCAAGGGTGGGTCACCATGTTGCGTACTCCACCAAATCATGAAGGAAATTTGCTTGTCCATTACTTCATCACCCAGTGGCATTGTGACTTGAACATCGAAATCAAAAATGCGGATCAAACCACCACACTGAAAGTCCCGGCAACCACCCCGGGGGTGTTCCGTATTCCCATCAAAATCACCGGAGCCAAAGCCAACGAGTTTTACAGCATCAAAATCACCGCGGCCTCCAAGCACCCGAAAGAAGGACTCTGCCTCGGACTCAATGGCATCCAAGTTGAAAACCTGAAGTAG
- a CDS encoding DEAD/DEAH box helicase translates to MSQPPDMDDLRPFLSERTWEPLFSDAVLKSGHKTARAKRVIHVHGTPLETGDIEITSQVVDAHGEIQTPEIIIWQESQKFHFETSCSCPVANCCEHAAALFEHLTRPGRLDKAFGRDQPGASQGKNAQNPLDSAPLPSPTENTQPAKARVRFHLDIRKRPDDPRVSWLPELYATAHAIYGQQSFSLQPNGNIDPSRSRAAEMEALNTLYALGLLPGAEQAPPSLRKLPKIKEILWAPNTSEWNPGIYWQRFRHEAIPALEKRGWTISIAERAGHQPLIFNASTWKTEIVEEGRGWFNLSAGFEIDGQHFDLQPILATLVEYDFLELTKNTPEKEHFLIFLPDGEHAGRGLSLPVGRFRRILTQLGELVHFQFTGKKIQLHKVEAAVVCEMLTQEDTSLQIPQAIEQLMPRSSGVPHEAVDVPSGLKATLRPYQLEGYQWMQFLAKNNLHGILADDMGLGKTMQSLTHILAEKEKGQPLPNLIIAPTSVVENWQREAAKFTPDLKVLILQGHNRHRRFKSLPHCDIAMTSYALLHRDLEHFSHQDFHLLILDEAQHIKNPDAQVSRAVRQIQSHHRICLSGTPIENHLGELWSQFDFLMPGLLGTAESFRETFRTPIEKNQNQARADALAQKVGPLILRRTKNQVAKELPPKTIIPHTIKLGTDEKDLYETVRSTMDKHVRKALAMRGQEAQMVFLDALLKLRQICCHPGLVDSSLTQKNETPSTSSKFQYLIDLLSTLKQEKRSVLLFSQFTSMLDLIEAHLIEQGSSYLKLTGASKNRHELVDIFQQGNTDVFLISLKAGGTGLTLTAADTVIHYDPWWNPAAENQATDRAYRIGQDKPVFVHKLICKGTVEERIQTMQDKKNTVADSILTSSLNQLKLDDDILASLLSPIDA, encoded by the coding sequence ATGAGCCAGCCCCCTGACATGGACGATCTGCGCCCGTTTTTGAGCGAAAGAACTTGGGAGCCCTTGTTCTCTGACGCCGTTCTCAAATCAGGCCACAAAACGGCACGAGCCAAACGCGTCATCCACGTTCATGGCACACCGCTTGAAACCGGAGATATCGAAATCACCAGCCAAGTCGTCGATGCCCACGGGGAAATCCAGACCCCGGAAATCATCATCTGGCAAGAGAGCCAAAAGTTCCACTTCGAAACATCCTGCTCCTGCCCGGTAGCCAACTGTTGCGAACATGCTGCGGCCCTCTTTGAGCATCTCACCCGTCCCGGCCGATTGGATAAGGCCTTTGGCCGTGACCAGCCAGGTGCAAGCCAAGGGAAAAACGCTCAAAACCCGCTCGACTCCGCACCTCTTCCTAGCCCGACCGAGAACACCCAGCCCGCCAAAGCACGTGTCCGTTTCCATCTGGACATCCGAAAGCGACCGGACGATCCACGCGTCAGTTGGCTTCCGGAACTCTACGCCACGGCCCACGCCATCTACGGCCAGCAAAGTTTCAGCCTCCAACCAAACGGCAACATCGACCCGTCACGGAGCCGGGCAGCGGAAATGGAAGCTCTCAACACACTGTACGCCCTCGGACTCTTACCCGGAGCCGAGCAAGCCCCGCCGTCACTGCGCAAACTCCCCAAAATCAAGGAAATCCTCTGGGCTCCCAACACCAGCGAATGGAATCCGGGCATCTATTGGCAACGGTTCAGACACGAAGCGATCCCAGCATTGGAAAAACGTGGCTGGACCATCAGCATCGCCGAACGAGCCGGCCACCAACCGTTGATTTTCAACGCCTCCACCTGGAAAACCGAAATCGTCGAAGAAGGCCGCGGCTGGTTCAACCTCTCCGCCGGTTTTGAAATCGACGGCCAACACTTCGACCTCCAGCCTATTCTGGCGACCTTGGTGGAATACGACTTCCTTGAACTCACAAAAAACACCCCGGAAAAAGAACATTTCCTGATCTTTCTTCCCGATGGCGAACATGCCGGGCGCGGACTGAGCCTGCCAGTCGGCCGCTTTCGACGCATCCTGACCCAACTCGGGGAGCTGGTTCATTTTCAGTTCACGGGCAAAAAAATCCAACTGCACAAAGTGGAAGCCGCCGTTGTCTGCGAGATGTTGACTCAAGAGGACACATCATTACAGATTCCGCAGGCGATTGAGCAGCTCATGCCCAGATCGTCGGGAGTGCCTCACGAAGCGGTGGATGTCCCGTCAGGATTGAAAGCCACCTTGCGCCCCTACCAGCTCGAAGGGTACCAGTGGATGCAGTTCCTCGCTAAAAACAACCTACACGGCATCCTCGCCGACGACATGGGACTGGGGAAAACCATGCAATCACTCACCCACATCCTCGCCGAAAAAGAAAAGGGACAGCCACTCCCCAATCTGATTATCGCACCCACCAGTGTGGTAGAAAACTGGCAACGTGAAGCCGCCAAATTCACCCCGGATCTCAAGGTGCTCATCCTCCAAGGGCACAACCGCCACCGCCGGTTTAAGTCATTGCCACACTGCGACATCGCCATGACGTCCTACGCACTGCTGCACCGGGATCTGGAACACTTCAGCCATCAGGATTTCCACCTTCTGATTCTAGACGAAGCCCAACACATCAAAAACCCGGACGCCCAGGTATCACGAGCCGTGCGCCAAATCCAGTCGCACCACAGAATTTGCCTTTCAGGAACCCCCATCGAAAACCACCTCGGCGAACTCTGGAGCCAATTCGACTTCCTCATGCCCGGGCTATTGGGAACCGCAGAAAGCTTCCGCGAAACCTTCCGCACCCCGATCGAAAAAAATCAGAACCAGGCCCGCGCAGATGCCCTGGCACAAAAAGTCGGCCCTCTCATTCTCCGCCGGACCAAAAACCAGGTCGCCAAAGAACTGCCACCAAAGACCATCATCCCCCACACCATCAAGCTCGGCACCGACGAAAAAGACCTCTACGAAACCGTCCGCTCCACCATGGATAAACACGTCCGCAAGGCCCTTGCCATGCGGGGCCAGGAGGCCCAGATGGTCTTTCTCGACGCCCTGCTCAAATTGCGCCAGATCTGTTGTCACCCCGGCCTCGTCGATTCCTCACTCACCCAAAAAAACGAGACGCCATCAACTTCCTCAAAATTCCAGTACCTCATCGATCTTCTCAGCACCTTGAAGCAGGAAAAGCGAAGTGTCCTGCTCTTCTCCCAGTTTACTTCCATGCTCGATCTCATCGAAGCCCACTTGATCGAACAAGGGTCAAGCTATCTCAAGCTCACCGGTGCGAGTAAAAACCGTCACGAACTGGTCGATATCTTCCAGCAGGGAAATACCGATGTCTTCCTGATCTCACTCAAAGCCGGAGGAACCGGCCTGACCCTCACCGCTGCCGACACCGTCATCCACTACGACCCGTGGTGGAACCCGGCTGCCGAAAACCAGGCGACCGACCGAGCCTACCGCATCGGTCAAGACAAGCCCGTTTTTGTGCACAAACTGATCTGCAAAGGCACCGTCGAGGAGCGGATCCAGACAATGCAGGACAAAAAAAATACGGTCGCCGACTCCATCCTGACATCCTCGCTCAATCAGCTCAAACTCGACGACGACATCCTGGCCAGCCTGCTCTCCCCGATCGATGCATGA